CAATCCTGGCAGAGATGTCCCTGAAGGAGGCTCGGCCATCCTGCTGAAGCTCTCTCAATATCTTTCTGTCAACATCATCAAGATTGAGACTCATGGACAGAGACTAGCCTTGGGAGGGGGATATCCTTTTCACTTGAAAGGTACGGGTGTTATAGCCAGAAAGAGGTCGAAAACGGTCAATTCGGCGGTATTGGGCTCTAGGCGCAAAACCCCTTTCCTTTTTCCTTAGCCCTCAATTATCCTGAATTGAACATTGACACTATTCGGGTCTACCACATGGAGCGGGGCTACCCACCGGAAGTACGTGAAGCTATTTCCGTGCACGAGCCCAGCATTGAAATCATACTGATGCCAGCTAGCTCCGTCAAATATACTGAAAAGCACAATCGCGACAGCGTCACTGGATCTGTTATTGTAGATGCGGCCCCAGACATCCACACGGTCGGACCCCGCTTCGTATTCGATGGTTGCCGTGAAGCGAGAGGGATGTCCGATATTGGTGCTGGCAAAATAGACCCCGACGACTAGAGCTACTATGACAAAAGCAACGATGGCGAGAATTACATTCGGGACCTCTCT
This portion of the Candidatus Thermoplasmatota archaeon genome encodes:
- a CDS encoding AsnC family transcriptional regulator: MSLNLDDVDRKILRELQQDGRASFRDISARI